From a region of the Lactuca sativa cultivar Salinas chromosome 4, Lsat_Salinas_v11, whole genome shotgun sequence genome:
- the LOC111901856 gene encoding zinc transporter 5 produces MMNLQRQNLFVFLLLIIITTNVFAECTCEREEDEGKKSEALKYKLIALASILIFGAIGVCIPFIGKIVPALSPEKDGFFIIKAFAAGVILATGFIHILPDAFETLTSPCLKEHPWGEFPFTGFVAMVATILTLLFETSSAAYQVRSHTQARIKNHGDEEINQGHSGQVAAHTHASHGHAHGSMIQVEDGSSGLSQVDRYRIVSKVLELGIIVHSVIIGLSMGASESPKTIKPLVIALTFHQFFEGIGLGGCIFQAELKSLSVIIMGALFSLTTPIGIVIGIIITNSYDENSSTALIVEGVLNSASAGILIYMALVDLLSPDFMNPRLQKNKMLLIGSNVSLLLGAGLMSLLAKWA; encoded by the exons ATGATGAACTTGCAAAGGCAAAATTTGTTTGTTTTCTTGCTCTTAATCATAATCACCACCAATGTTTTCGCCGAGTGCACATGCGAACGAGAAGAAGACGAGGGCAAAAAAAGTGAAGCACTCAAGTACAAACTCATTGCACTTGCTTCAATCCTCATATTTGGTGCCATCGGTGTTTGTATACCCTTCATCGGAAAAATCGTTCCAGCACTAAGCCCGGAGAAAGATGGTTTCTTTATAATCAAGGCATTCGCTGCTGGAGTCATATTGGCTACTGGTTTCATTCATATACTCCCTGATGCATTCGAGACCTTAACATCTCCTTGTTTGAAAGAACACCCATGGGGTGAATTCCCGTTTACAGGTTTTGTTGCGATGGTGGCAACCATTCTGACTCTCTTGTTTGAGACTTCATCCGCGGCTTATCAGGTCAGATCTCATACACAAGCACGCATAAAGAATCATGGAGACGAGGAGATAAACCAGGGGCATAGTGGTCAAGTGGCTGCTCATACTCATGCATCTCATGGACATGCTCATGGATCTATGATCCAAGTTGAGGATGGTTCTTCGGGTTTATCACAAGTTGATCGCTATCGAATTGTGTCCAAG GTGCTGGAATTGGGTATCATTGTTCATTCAGTTATTATTGGATTGTCTATGGGTGCTTCTGAAAGTCCAAAAACCATAAAACCATTAGTCATTGCATTAACTTTCCACCAATTTTTTGAAGGAATAGGTCTTGGAGGATGCATCTTTCAG GCGGAATTAAAGTCGTTATCTGTAATTATAATGGGAGCACTTTTTAGCCTTACAACCCCTATTGGTATTGTAATTGGGATAATAATAACCAATTCGTACGACGAAAATAGTTCTACTGCACTAATAGTAGAGGGTGTATTAAACTCTGCATCAGCAGGAATCTTAATCTATATGGCACTTGTGGACCTTCTTTCACCAGACTTTATGAACCCACGTTTGCAAAAGAACAAGATGCTTTTGATTGGATCAAATGTTTCTCTTCTTTTAGGTGCTGGTCTTATGTCGCTGCTTGCAAAGTGGGCTTGA